The Phoenix dactylifera cultivar Barhee BC4 chromosome 15, palm_55x_up_171113_PBpolish2nd_filt_p, whole genome shotgun sequence genome contains a region encoding:
- the LOC120113225 gene encoding probable glycosyltransferase 7 yields the protein MMCPDSSSNSPKASMVRAPVCRPHRPTLLADSLVFIAGAFSALLLFWILSSILSPATPMTSFSPSPRYYSSSSFSPYLHFANLSIHPDLFNDTDPDLLRDPPNSTFYDDPSLSYTIDRHITDWDDKRRRWLRLHPWLSPAPGGRERILMISGSQPNPCRNPIGDHLLLRFLKNKVDYCRRFGIELLYNNALQHPKMRTYWAKIPIIRAAMIAHPEADWVWWVDSDAAFTDMDFQLPLRRYRNHNLVLHGWPNLVFEEKSWVGLNAGVFLIRNCQWSLDFMARWARFGPQDPDYVQWGQRLKNEFKGKVFAESDDQSALVHILIRERDLWADKIFLEDSFYFEGYWLEIIGRLEKMSEMYLALERNVPPLRRRHAEKVAAVYGRMRDGELERQGAETGPAGWRRPFMTHFTGCQPCSGDHNKKYSGENCYQGMLRALNFADDQVMRVYGFKHTELESYGVTPLPFDYPAA from the coding sequence ATGATGTGCCCAGACTCATCCTCTAACTCGCCCAAGGCCTCCATGGTGAGAGCCCCCGTCTGCCGGCCCCACCGGCCAACCCTCCTCGCCGACAGTCTCGTCTTCATCGCCGGCGCGTTCTccgccctcctccttttctggaTCCTCTCCTCCATCCTATCCCCCGCCACCCCCATGacctccttctccccctccccaAGATactactcctcctcctccttctccccctACCTCCACTTCGCCAACCTCTCCATCCATCCCGACCTTTTCAACGACACCGACCCCGACCTCCTCCGCGACCCCCCGAACTCCACGTTCTACGACGATCCCTCCCTCTCCTACACCATCGACCGCCACATCACCGATTGGGACGACAAGCGCCGCCGCTGGCTCCGCCTCCACCCATGGCTTTCCCCCGCCCCCGGCGGTCGCGAGCGCATCCTCATGATCTCCGGCTCCCAGCCCAACCCCTGCCGCAACCCCATCGGCGATCACCTCCTCCTCCGCTTCCTCAAGAACAAGGTCGACTATTGCCGCCGCTTCGGCATCGAACTCCTCTACAACAACGCCCTCCAGCACCCCAAGATGCGCACCTACTGGGCGAAGATCCCCATTATCCGCGCCGCCATGATCGCCCACCCGGAGGCCGACTGGGTCTGGTGGGTCGACTCCGACGCCGCCTTCACGGACATGGACTTCCAGCTCCCTCTCCGCCGCTACCGCAACCACAACCTCGTCCTCCACGGCTGGCCCAATCTCGTCTTCGAGGAGAAGAGCTGGGTCGGCCTCAACGCCGGCGTCTTCCTCATCCGCAACTGCCAGTGGTCTCTCGACTTCATGGCCCGGTGGGCCCGCTTCGGCCCCCAGGACCCCGACTACGTGCAGTGGGGCCAACGCCTCAAGAACGAGTTCAAGGGCAAGGTCTTCGCCGAGTCCGACGACCAGTCCGCCCTCGTCCACATCCTCATCAGAGAGCGAGACCTGTGGGCCGACAAGATCTTCCTCGAGGACTCCTTCTACTTCGAAGGCTACTGGCTCGAGATCATCGGCCGGCTCGAGAAGATGTCGGAGATGTACCTGGCGCTGGAACGGAACGTGCCGCCGCTCAGGAGGCGGCACGCCGAGAAGGTCGCCGCGGTGTACGGGAGGATGAGGGACGGCGAATTGGAGCGCCAGGGGGCGGAGACGGGGCCGGCGGGGTGGCGGAGGCCGTTCATGACGCACTTCACCGGGTGCCAGCCCTGCAGCGGCGACCACAACAAGAAGTACTCCGGGGAGAATTGCTACCAGGGGATGCTGCGGGCGCTCAACTTCGCCGATGATCAGGTGATGCGCGTCTACGGTTTCAAGCACACCGAATTGGAAAGCTACGGCGTGACGCCGCTGCCGTTCGATTATCCGGCGGCCTAG
- the LOC120113318 gene encoding germin-like protein 3-7: MESPLNVLSPFFLYLCLLLALFQAPTPCISDPNPLQDFCIRTSPAGQSAATCKAASAVVSDDFFFDGLTKEGNTNNSFGAGLTQATHVQFPGLNTLGIAMARIDLAPGGLNPPHTHPRGSELVMVLKGAVLVGFVSGDNVLYQKVARRGELFIVPKGLVHFQKNTGKGKAIVIVVFDSQFPGIVPAPFALFGTKPAIDSQLLAKAFKVDGEVVTSLLSNFGN, encoded by the coding sequence atggAAAGCCCATTGAACGTTTTATCTCCCTTCTTCCTCTACCTCTGCCTTCTGTTAGCACTGTTTCAAGCCCCCACCCCATGTATTTCCGACCCCAACCCTCTCCAGGACTTCTGCATCCGCACATCGCCGGCAGGCCAATCCGCCGCCACCTGCAAGGCTGCTTCCGCCGTCGTGTCCGACGATTTCTTCTTCGATGGCCTGACCAAGGAAGGCAACACTAACAATTCCTTTGGCGCAGGCTTAACACAAGCGACCCACGTCCAGTTCCCGGGCCTCAACACGCTTGGGATCGCTATGGCTCGCATCGACTTGGCCCCCGGTGGTCTGAACCCGCCGCACACCCATCCTCGTGGCTCCGAGCTGGTGATGGTCCTCAAGGGAGCGGTGCTCGTTGGGTTTGTGAGCGGTGACAACGTGCTGTACCAGAAGGTGGCGAGGCGAGGAGAGCTGTTCATCGTTCCCAAGGGGCTCGTCCACTTCCAAAAGAACACGGGGAAGGGCAAAGCTATCGTGATCGTTGTATTCGATAGCCAGTTCCCGGGGATTGTGCCCGCTCCGTTTGCACTCTTTGGGACAAAGCCGGCCATTGACAGCCAGCTGCTGGCCAAGGCATTCAAGGTGGATGGGGAGGTCGTCACCAGCTTACTCTCCAACTTCGGCAATTAA